In Pieris rapae chromosome 10, ilPieRapa1.1, whole genome shotgun sequence, the genomic window GAAAGCTTCTGATCATTGAGTAGAGAAGAGAAGAGAAGAGAAGAGAAGAGAAGAGAAGATTTCAAGTATAGTTTCGGCCAATGCGGAATTCGCGTGTTCGTGTTTGACCTGTCGTAGCTCTTGGCAGTTCACAggaaaacatatttaagtacaaaaaaagaaatcataaGCCCTTTTAACGCGTCATATCCCGCGCCAGATGGACACTAAGCACGAGTAATCGGATTTTATTCATGTTACTGCGCAAGCTGTCTTTTACGAACGTCTAAGACGCTTGGAAATCTACCTAAGCAGATCTTGGGTTTTCACATTCTTGGCTAGCTTGTGATTTACACGTTGCTCTCATAGGATTAGTctgtctatttttttaagtcttgGTACCTCCTAAACTCACATTAGGATAATCTATAACTAAAGTAgatagaattaatattttatatttattaaatataaaataatggcatcattacatttaacacAACTCTGGAACGTTTATAACCTGCCTTATATCATCAATTAATTTCAAGTCGATTTGATAGAACGATCTAAATCCTCCATCATCCGTCGTCAGTATTGTTTACCTTTGAATGTTTGGGTGGGAATTAATGTCAGATTCCACATTAGATTTTCCTTGGgcttaaatattcatttatcaatttatcGCCTTATTGAGTGAAGATTGAAGAACGACCACAAGTGCGAAAAGTAACACAAATTTGCAAAGAAGTTGAAGATACCACTgaagtttttcttcttctGATAAGGGAGTGGAAAGTCaagttacatataataatattacttacaaactttattgaatttcaatttcacttttttaaatctccACGGTTAGGcacctaatgtagtatattacATTTGTACATTAAGATTTTCCTAGGTGTACGAACAAaccaaagtaaaatataatataacatgcTCGTTTCTCATAtcctttgtattttatatcatttgaGATCTGgcggtaaatataaaattagaatcatttaatgtatagttatttttgacgttcataagtgtacattatgttacctttatgaataaatgatttttgttttttgtatgtaacagACCTGTCAATTAGGTTTCCGTAGAACCTTTCAATAATCCAAGATAGTTTTATGTTAGCGTCACCccctttatttctttatttataggcATGTATTAAAGGATAAAATCCAGTTGACACGCAGCTTTAAACAAAgagtttcatttaacatatacCTATTTGAATATATCTTCGACAaccactttaatttttttgatactTTGTCATACAACACGCAtatagaagaagaagaataccttctttatttgaagaaaattattgaaatataggAATTATAGGATAAGTCTGGCACACTAGTCTCAAATTACTTATGGCTGAGACTGAATTGAGCTGCGACAGAAATTGCTGAATATCCGCTTCATAAAAGAAGCATCTCCAAGGCAGTCAAATATAAACTTAGGTACAtcaatttagttaataaacatTCGAATTATTCTGTAAACTGTATGTGATAACTGtacttaaatcataaaattattataagttacgACACGAAACAACAATACGGGCCAAACACCAGAACACTTAGCATGAAAAATCTCCAGTCCAGACGGAGGCAGcgtttaatgaatttataatttgcgGCCATCGACAATTATATCCAGTGCTAGAACATGAAGGCGAGCGAAGCGGGAGCGACGGTAAAATAACTGTTAACTGATAACAATTACCAgtgaaacatattatttacatcGGATGCCTGACTGAAATCAACGCAGACACGAGATTGCCttcaaaatagatttaataatttttatgtaaaacattattatttaataatattatgtttatgtatatttaataaggtaATCatgcaatataaataattaaagtatttatattacgttATTCACtttcattattgtaattttccCCGCCGTCATCTACGCACTGCCCTTCAGTCTGGGTGCATCGCCTCAGGACGAAGCCGACTCTCACTGAGAGCGATCGTTAGGTATGGTTTTTTATAGAagctattttcattattacgcACCTTTGATTTGTTTAAACTGTTTCTAAGCATATGAAATGACAAGACAAATCATTTACCCTCATACTGGCAAACTTGATGTATCTATAGGTAGGAAGGATAGACCTACCTCTTAAattcttatatgtatattaaaatccaaatgaaaattataatcacTGTATTAGACACTTTATtttcgatatttttaatttatagacaaattaaaaaattgaaacagcaattaaacaaaaacttatagAATAGTTTAACTCTACACCGTTAAACTCAGATCAGTGGTTAACAAACAGCAGTAAAAAAACTCGCGTGTCTAAAAAACGATAATCGGCTGCAATCTAAAAAGAATTGCCTGCGGAAATGGAATGAGAAACGGCCATTTAACAATAAGTTGATGACTACTGTTGGCTTCGGAATTCCAAATTGGCAAATGGAGGTTTCGTATGCTAAACTTAAACGCTCCCTTTAAATTAAGTGTTCCTAATTGTTGGCCGAATATTTCAGAAAGTGGCATTTTACTTTTGTAATCGGTCGGATTcgatttgataaatattagtGTGGATAATGATATAAGTACAGGGATTTGAATATCTTTGTGTTAtcgatttttttgttatgttagaTAATTGCGTGCACCGGCACCAGCCGTACAATTCCttacattttatgtaactttacAGTAGTACTCACTAAACGTAAAGTATAGCGCTTttcatatacaatttaaaaattctcaCTAAACTGTTTGTTTACAAGGATCTACTTAGGTATATCTATACCACACTACACTAATATTCAACATTCTAGGCACGAGATTAAGAATAATGCGAGAATTGAATCGAGTGTCCAGCGCCACATTTACGTAACACAAgcaaaacaaatgtaaaagtTTACTTTCGAGTGGATGTAATAGTGTGTGTAAGTCACGCTCACCTGATAAGATACATTAAGCCCATTCTTCCTGTAATTATCACAATCTAAAGACCATTCATAAACAGCAATTAAAGATTGGtctaaatgtgtaaaaaacaaacaatttttttgcattatgcaatgtgataaaaaaatacgacataatataaaacaaaatatattcttacgTCATCAATGATTTCTACTGTCTCGGGCCCTAAATTGAGATGAGTACTAAGACTCTGATGACATCTCATATGTTCGTACAGCCTACCAAAGGTTTTCCATCTGCTCGAAAATAGCGGTTAACCATTGATCGGACTTTGTGCTTTATTAATaacgtataaatatttgtgtaatgaATGATCCTTATCGCGAAGTCCACGAGTTCTCGTAGCGATAAAGCGGACAGTGGCAAAGAGATCCGCAGAGATAGGCCGCTAACAATTAACAATGAGACATTATACTTACCGGCCATACCGTCGATAATTACTGCCAGAGACGTATTCATGAAAGTGATTCAAATCTAAGCAcacacattattattttaattccttGTTCATCATTGCTCATtttaaaagaatgttgaatgtcaaaaagtatcacagctgtagaaaaggATGTAAATCtctatttatttccccggagttggtatcgactaaaagatgaagggtttctgcagaaattgctcacggtgtccccCATTTTCGTTTATGATTGATGAtagatatgttaaataattaaaagtttacaataatatatagtttcaatccggtaaaaaagtgtttaatttaaatgtgtaaaagctatgttaataaaagacaatactatggtGTATTCTTACTAACTTTGAACAAATTCgtagtgttaaaaaaatacaatacataaataaaataatgaatgttattaagttttaacaaatgtttaaaacaaaatatatttattgcttaaaGTTCAACCCTGTTTTTAAAGCTTTCGTCGTTTTGCTGCCCATCTTGCATAATGGTGACTTGTCTTAGTGTTCTAATTGGTATGTTCAATCTGAACATTATGGCCACATATtcatatagaatattatttgaaaaatgtatgtacaaaaagcCGCACTTCATTCCTATTTCCATTCTGAAAAATTAAACTCGAATTAAACTCATATTAAATTCTCATGTGAATGCAATAACTACTCGTGAGAGGGCAATACATACATCGCCTGGACGACATATTACTATCGAGCCGATAATACTCTAAGCTGCAGTAGCAGCGGGGCCCACCACGCagctaagaaaatatataagaccaataaaaaaataaccaataaaatatcataaaataattgcccaaaactttataaaatggaACAATACGGCCCTCGAACTCTACGAAACTTCATGCACTAGATTCGCGAGTAGAAGGGGCAGTCCTACTAGTTGTACGCAAGGAAAGGAAGGAGAAGCAGGAAATGAGAATTTATGAAGGTCACGCTGGTTTACTGTGAGATAGTGGTATTGCCCCGGTTGTGCCCGCCCATTTGGCTGAAGCCCAAAGGCATGCATCACATCATGACACTAGAAAGTGggttaaaatgaaaaaaatgttaaaaagaagaaagaaatcCAAGCAGTCGGTGTGTTAACTAAACAATAACCAATAACTATTTATAGTCTTGGTGGACTGTAtaaattccataaaaataCATCCATACATTCAAGTGTTTCATCACTTACGAAAAAAATTCGTAATAAGTGGTGATTCCAATGCAAAGAATACTTATTGATGCTCAAGGCACAAAAGTGATATTCCTTTTGATGGTCACATCAAAAGGAATATCACTTTTTTAggcaattgtaataataacaactGGCCACCTGATACAAAAAAGAAACGAGatttaatagaataatttGTATGCACAAGTATTTAACCTTAACCTACGTTGAAGATTATCTTAGTTTAAGCTAATCACTATATTATAGAAGTAACTGCCTTTTATCAACTTtattgtaagaaataaaaggaattaattggtataaaataaaaaacatttaaattaaattttactagtaatttttaatatgtttctgACAAATAAGTACCAGTACCACTGGACCATTATATCTGCAATAAGTTGTAGGCTCCAGGGctcttgttataaatattatttaagttcgtTTTTAACTGGTTTAATGGGAGTAATATCTTTTGATATTATCAAACCaccatttacattaaataagcAATAAGTGGACACAGCTAGAAGAGGCTTAGGCAGGATATAGCTTGTGTGGTACaaacttttgttttgtattgtgttataCTTAAAACTGTATAATAGTCCACCAAAATGcaggtaaattattaattattttcctatCTGACAAATGtcatcagtatttttttatcgtttAGAGTTAATACTGGCTTAAATAACATTTCGATAAAATGTTATCCTTGATTCCGGTTGTGGTGTTAAACGTAACttcaaatataatcaataaaaatgtattaagcgATTAACAACATAAATGTTCATAATTTAGGTATAGTTCATTTTTGCTATAAATATTTGCAGTTGTTTTAAGGTTTATTTAGATAAGTGATAGCCAAGCGGTTTCAACGATATGCAATTCATAGATTCGATTCCAGGTTTTTAAAACTCGTTCGTACGCAGAAGTATCAGGACTGAAGGTATCaggatcacctatttgcctattagaaatgatcacagaaatctgagaccaagaactaaaaggttgtagcgctatTGGtatgcaataatttatttttattattatttatctacgACAAAGATAATCTCTGTTATAAAGCTTTATAGTAAGTACTAAGTTCAATTATAGCGGAAATCTTTAGTTTATAAccaatgatttaaatatagcGATAAGATAAAAAACAGTTTAACTTCTCCACTTTTTTGAAAAGCCCCAGTAGCTAACGGTCACTCCTGGAATATACGAgctttgttttctttattgttttaatgagACAGAATGTATTTGAagtggttatttatttatggttgTGTAACAAAAATTAGTGCACAAATACATGGCCCCGCTTCCATACCGAAGGAGTCATTTGATCAGAGTCTGTACGAATCAGTGTTAGACGAGGAACTATGCCAGAAGGAAATTGACTATATGAAGTTTGAGGATCAGGGGCTACTTTTGAGATGTAAGTacgcatattaaaaaaatgtatttatttatttctttaaaaatgtcGCAATTGTATGGTCAGTAATCATACAGACCACTCTAGGATGTCTCGTGGATAGTATCTGGTCTCATCCGAGGTTCTTAAATACGTGGAACAATACAAATCAGTTAACagtttttaaaggaaatatcaaattaaaacttctcaaattaattgtatataaaagaaaatgataaaataaaatgctgtGTGTGACGTGTGTATTAGTTGTACGCACATGCGCTATCTTATTTTTGGATCAATGCAaaagattataatttacttgAGAATATGAAAGTTTCGGGTACTATTTTAACTTTCGCTCACTGTGAcaatactacatatataagtaactaacggacccgacagacgtcCTGTCCTAACTGTTAATATTGATTTCGAATtggtattataattaactaaaagaGGGATTTTCGAGATAAATGCCACAAATAATTAGCgactgaaattattatttatctattttgttatatttatattcttgtatttttatatttagaacacgtgtttcgtaacagtaaaattaaacagtgtgaataaataaatattattttggtgtttttattaaatcaatttcatatacgacggtgatagtaggtactaataatttattagtaaataccaTATCATACCAAAttagtatatctatatatattgaatattaatgataaaactGATTATTCAAACCTGGTTTGACTGCATTTatagatttgaatttaattttcggtatttatgtataatttatttgtatcgttaattaaaaattattaaattataatctaaaaaatattttttgattaaatttaatatttatcgttaatcactactgcattttagtatttttttccatacgccaaagaagtataacttctaacgcgtgtacataagaaAAACActctctttttttaaaagaacctTCTACTGACAATAATAAATccaacaacattttttttggggAAAACGCTCCAGCCGTTCACGCGTTATGCCGTgaccaaagaaaaatatatattacataatataaactttcaGTGTATCCTATAATGTTTTGCGAAtaagtttaacatttttttttattcaaccagagctttttaatcaatatttagatagattaacagaaaatataaggagctatttaaaatcttagttACCACACCGACAATTATTATTCTAGCCACGATGGTAATGCTCCTTTATTGAAAGATCGGCATTgcttttttacttgttattatttcattaaatgtcCTAGATTCATCGGTTTTCGGTTTACCGTGACTCAGTGTTAGAAAATTAGCGGAATTGCCTTTATCAACGTAATCAATgaatactgaaatatttagaCTGCGCTTGGAGaacctttttaatttagtCATTATTTCCGATAATTGTAAAGTCCAGTgattagattattattgtaaattaattatatttattagatctCAGTGGCTTTCCGCATTCGACTTAGAGCGGTGTGGTATCGCGaatgtgaaaatatttattaagtagaaAAGTATTGTGACAAAATGAGTTTTGTATATTGCATAGCAGCCGTGTTAATTGTCAGCTCAGTGAGAAACGCGAATGCACAATTGGCCGCCCCAGACAGAGTCCCCAATGTTTTTGACAAAGATTTGTACAAATCTGTGCTAAACTCCGATTTATGTCGGTCTCAAATAACTCATATGAAGCTCGAAAACCAAGTTTTATTGTTGAGATGTGAGTCCATTCTcgagttaattaattttatttattaattaataggaataataaaatattaggaaTTTTACATACCTATAACAGATAACATTAAATCTTTTCTTACAGTTTTCGATCTCGGTTTTCGAGCACCGACGGGTATTATGGACAATTTAAACACAAATGACTTTGGGGATTATTTCAAATGCCTACAGCTAAACGCGGATTCACAAGATCCTCCGATCAAGGGAAAGTACTGCGCCGTTACGGTGCCTTTGAATCAAGATCTTCGATTGCCATTTTTGGATGGCGAAGTCAACGGACGAGATCTTTTGTCTGACCAAATCAAAAGGAAGGGAATGGACCCAGAAGTGGTGTTTAAAGCGATAGAACACCGATCAGACGACTCGTAAGTATCTCATCTTCGTCGCTAAGTGGCGAAGTATAAGCATATCAAAAGCAATGCGGTACAATATCTGTATAGTTTTTAAagccaaataataaaaaaaaagcaatttgAAAGTCATAAAAGATAAGGTAATCATGTTATATTAGTCATTGATCAACAGTTTTTCGTTTACGGATCATTTCTACTATTCATACAAGTCCTCAGATGTGATCTGCACGCAGTGTTAAACTACTGCAAATTATATCTTCAAACCGCCTAAGTTTACGATCAGTGCTTTACCCTGTGCATTTGCCACTTGCAAATTACTATTTCCTTTGAATCGCTTTTCTTCTCAATAGGAATACTGGAGGAATTTTCGATGACTTAACGTTCAGATTTGGCGTTTGTATGCCGCAAACGTGTACGTCGGATCAATGGGTGTCGGAGGTGTACGCCAACGTCAGCGCTATTGGCTTCAAATACGAAGAAGAGTTTTGCCGTCTGCCCGATGACAGACCTTGGGTGGCCGCCGACTACGTGGCAATGTAAGCTTCGACAATTAACAAGTTCACTTGAAGGGGAATCGTTCAATTCGACCTTGTCGTCGGACGTTCTAGAACGTTATCGAGAAGTTTCTTGCTCTCGCTCGCTCCTAAAAACTCAGTTACGCAAAGTTTTAGCTCAATGGGGGTTAACCAGTTCTGTAAAGGCCCGAAAACACATTTCTCGAAAAATGTCCCAGGTAACTTGCACTCGCTCTGAAACAGCATGAATGAAATGTTAATGCCTCCAGAATACGAAACTCTCtcaaaatgatcatgaatcagatgtatatatgtatattaatatatataatatactgtttGTATATATCCACGACCCACatagcataatatataataaagatctTTCTTTCAGAGCTATATTTTCGACATTGGCCGCTTTAACAGTTGCAAGTACCTGTTACGACCTCCACTGCACCTTCACTCTTAAAAAAGGTAAACTTATATGTCTAAACCCATCATCATCCATAATTAAGCCAGTTTTACCACGATTTATAGTGAGAGGATACAAGGATTCTTTCTAATAAACTGAAAATCGATCGAATAGATCGAAGTACTTGTAAACAACGGTGACACGTGTCCGTTTGGgatttaatataagatatctcaattatttactttttaatcgGCGACGTAACGAGTAATCGTCCGATGATACAATTTTACAAAGCGATATCGCACGTCTGGTTGTTGGACCTACTTTCATTTATCAACGCGTCGACATTTTTGTGGCCAAGTTAATTAACCGTTTTGCCGCATTTTGTCAGGCGGAGTCTAAACTAAAGGAGGATGGTCTACGTCGATATAAAGAGtctagataataaatataatgaatcaCGACTCACAATTAATTTCGCGTCGTTCCAGACACGAAGCAAATCAGTCCACTGTTGAGATCTTTCTCCGTCTACACGAACACTCGTCGGCTGACGACGTTCTCCTCGAACGCCAACACCCTGGATTGCTTGGACGGGATCCGGGCCATCTCGATGATGTGGGTCATATTGGGCCACACCTTCTCCATGTACAACACATTTGTGAATCTTCTGGAGGTCATCGACGTGAGTGACggcatatttaaattaccctTTACAAAAAGAAGGTAAATTCCAATCAGCGTCAATCATGGCGCGTCACGGGACTTGATAAAGAACTCAAGCGTTTTGCAGTTCCTCGTCTCCACTCCGGCCACCCTCGTGCAGTCCGGGGTCTTCGCCGTCGACACCTTTTTAACGATGACTGGAATTCTTCTGATCTACACGTCCGTTGGAAAGATGACTACGAGTGAGTTTTGTGAATGGCTTTCGCCGGCGGTTTCGTTGACGGAAATCGTGATGAAATAATATCGTTGGTATCTTTTCAGAATCGCTTTTGAAAACCCTTCACTTGTTCTACATAAATCGTATCATGCGCCTGTTCCCTCTGTTGGGCGCCATCGTGCTTCTGGAGGCTTCTGTCTTTCACAGAATAGCCGACGGACCGTACTGGTTGACGGTAGCCAGAAACGTCGAGAGATGTAGGAACTGGTGGTGGAGCACCATCCTATACGTACAAAACTACGTAAATCCTAATGATATTGTAAGTttgatatgttatatttttaaattttctgtttGGTTTCTGTTGGTCAAACAATGAAATTCTCATGTCGACCGGAAATAATTGTCATGgaaataagaaagaaaataaaatcgaagcgtaataaaaatttcctCATTGCTGCTCTGATTTCCGATGCTTTCGTATTCGCGATCTCGTCTTCaacattatgtttttatgacaTAAACCGTTAAAATACGTTATAAGAACTAAACCGAAATTGAGTTTCATCACTAGatgatttcttaataattagaataacTCTTTGAAGCGTGGGGTTTAAGTTTCTATTCGATATCACGATATCGTATCTCGAATATGTTCAAATCGAGATTGGGCTAAGATAGCACTCGGCCATCGCTCGTTATCGTTTGTACTATTTTACTTCTGGTGCTCGAGTATTTTGGGGATTATTGTTAGTTGATTAAAGATGTATAAATAATGCGATAAACGTATACGATGGGACATCTTTGCTAAATTTTGTCATCGATACAAAACTTTTTCGAATTATTGTGTCGCTGCGCTCAGCACACTAACTAACGTCctttttacatttctgttAAAACTTGTATTTCAGCAATTGACTAAAACTGTTGACTTCGTGGACGTCataattcaaataactttCAGTGTATCCAACATTCCTGGTACCTTGCTATCGACATGCAGCTGCACATCATCTCTCCGCTGATTCTGGTCTGGGTGTACTCTGGCAGACGGAGACTGGCGTGGGCAGGCCTCACGGGCGGCATCCTAGCCGTTCTGGTAGCCTCCACGGTCTTCAACTTCATGTTCGACTTGCCCTCCAGCAACGCGAGTCTCGTGTGAGTGGATTTTTCGgggcaattaaatatatggacGTAGTACAGGGTAgggtataataaatattggaaCATGTTTTTTTAGCCGTTTAGCAGAGCAGGCCGATTACATGGAGAAATTTTACCAAAATACGTTGACGAGAGGCTCGCCATTTTTCTTCGGAATGGCTGCGGGTTACTTGCTCGTCCTCACGAAgggaaaaaagataaaattgcCATTGGTGAGATTTTATCTATTCTAAAGCTTTATACGCGGCTTTAcagaagcatttaaataaatatgtatcaaagaaaatatactaaatataataatttgattacaaAATTCATTTCAGGGCTTCGTGCTCGCGGCTTGGATGATCGCACTCTTGATGTTCTCCACGGTCTTCTATATGACATACGAGGTGATGCAGTTGGAATGGAGTAACCAGCTCGCCGACAACTTGTACAATTCGTTCGCCAGGCCGATTTGGGCGATAGCACTGTGCTGGCTCATCTTTGCTTGCATTCACGGCTACGGTGGTAAGTGCCACTGTGACTTTTAGCGGAGAAAGCGATAATTAACttgataaacaataatttacaacgAAATTGGCAGATGACGTTACACAATaccataaaaatgaatacatcaTTGATATCGAATACATAATTTGTATCATTCGCTAACAATGTAGCACAAAATTATTAGACTCGAAGAAAAAACATATTGgctcaat contains:
- the LOC110998870 gene encoding nose resistant to fluoxetine protein 6 isoform X2, with product MYLKWLFIYGCVTKISAQIHGPASIPKESFDQSLYESVLDEELCQKEIDYMKFEDQGLLLRFFDLGFRAPTGIMDNLNTNDFGDYFKCLQLNADSQDPPIKGKYCAVTVPLNQDLRLPFLDGEVNGRDLLSDQIKRKGMDPEVVFKAIEHRSDDSNTGGIFDDLTFRFGVCMPQTCTSDQWVSEVYANVSAIGFKYEEEFCRLPDDRPWVAADYVAIAIFSTLAALTVASTCYDLHCTFTLKKDTKQISPLLRSFSVYTNTRRLTTFSSNANTLDCLDGIRAISMMWVILGHTFSMYNTFVNLLEVIDFLVSTPATLVQSGVFAVDTFLTMTGILLIYTSVGKMTTKSLLKTLHLFYINRIMRLFPLLGAIVLLEASVFHRIADGPYWLTVARNVERCRNWWWSTILYVQNYVNPNDICIQHSWYLAIDMQLHIISPLILVWVYSGRRRLAWAGLTGGILAVLVASTVFNFMFDLPSSNASLVRLAEQADYMEKFYQNTLTRGSPFFFGMAAGYLLVLTKGKKIKLPLGFVLAAWMIALLMFSTVFYMTYEVMQLEWSNQLADNLYNSFARPIWAIALCWLIFACIHGYGGPINWALCLPMWKIPARISYAMYLFHYSFMFIAASVQIRPLYFTVAQSLFDFLGHLFLTTLTAFVVTVLIDSPFSTLTKLLLGGGQKRPRRPPPEVKATAEGQPENGNTRI
- the LOC110998870 gene encoding nose resistant to fluoxetine protein 6 isoform X1; this translates as MSFVYCIAAVLIVSSVRNANAQLAAPDRVPNVFDKDLYKSVLNSDLCRSQITHMKLENQVLLLRFFDLGFRAPTGIMDNLNTNDFGDYFKCLQLNADSQDPPIKGKYCAVTVPLNQDLRLPFLDGEVNGRDLLSDQIKRKGMDPEVVFKAIEHRSDDSNTGGIFDDLTFRFGVCMPQTCTSDQWVSEVYANVSAIGFKYEEEFCRLPDDRPWVAADYVAIAIFSTLAALTVASTCYDLHCTFTLKKDTKQISPLLRSFSVYTNTRRLTTFSSNANTLDCLDGIRAISMMWVILGHTFSMYNTFVNLLEVIDFLVSTPATLVQSGVFAVDTFLTMTGILLIYTSVGKMTTKSLLKTLHLFYINRIMRLFPLLGAIVLLEASVFHRIADGPYWLTVARNVERCRNWWWSTILYVQNYVNPNDICIQHSWYLAIDMQLHIISPLILVWVYSGRRRLAWAGLTGGILAVLVASTVFNFMFDLPSSNASLVRLAEQADYMEKFYQNTLTRGSPFFFGMAAGYLLVLTKGKKIKLPLGFVLAAWMIALLMFSTVFYMTYEVMQLEWSNQLADNLYNSFARPIWAIALCWLIFACIHGYGGPINWALCLPMWKIPARISYAMYLFHYSFMFIAASVQIRPLYFTVAQSLFDFLGHLFLTTLTAFVVTVLIDSPFSTLTKLLLGGGQKRPRRPPPEVKATAEGQPENGNTRI